The following proteins come from a genomic window of Verrucomicrobiia bacterium:
- a CDS encoding ABC transporter ATP-binding protein — MLEIKDLKVSYGAINALRGISLTVNQGEIVTLIGANGAGKSTTLRAISGLIKAQSGFITYEGKSIFNQPAHKIVGQGLSQVPEGRMVFANLTVLENLKMGAYLRNDKAAIAQEMDYVFNIFPRLKERVKQLAGTLSGGEQQMLAIGRALMSKPKFLMLDEPSLGIAPLLVKTIFEKIVEINHQQGITILLVEQNANRALEISQRGYVLESGAIILQDDSAKLRANDQVRKAYLGG; from the coding sequence ATGCTGGAGATCAAAGATCTGAAAGTCAGCTACGGGGCCATCAACGCCCTGCGCGGCATCTCTTTGACGGTGAACCAAGGCGAGATCGTCACACTCATCGGCGCGAATGGCGCGGGCAAGAGCACGACGTTGCGTGCCATCTCCGGACTCATCAAAGCCCAGAGCGGTTTCATCACTTACGAAGGCAAATCCATCTTCAACCAGCCAGCGCACAAGATCGTCGGCCAGGGCCTTTCGCAAGTCCCCGAAGGGCGCATGGTGTTCGCGAATCTCACAGTGTTGGAAAACCTGAAGATGGGTGCGTATCTGCGGAACGACAAAGCAGCGATCGCGCAGGAGATGGATTACGTGTTCAACATCTTCCCGCGTTTGAAAGAACGGGTGAAGCAGCTCGCAGGCACGCTTAGTGGCGGTGAACAGCAGATGCTCGCGATCGGTCGTGCACTGATGAGCAAGCCCAAATTCCTCATGCTGGACGAGCCCTCACTCGGCATCGCTCCCCTGCTCGTCAAAACGATCTTCGAAAAGATTGTGGAGATCAATCACCAGCAAGGCATCACGATTCTCTTGGTGGAACAGAATGCGAACCGGGCCTTGGAAATCTCCCAGCGCGGTTACGTGCTGGAGAGCGGAGCGATCATCTTGCAGGACGATTCAGCCAAACTGCGTGCGAATGATCAGGTGCGGAAAGCGTATCTGGGCGGATAA
- a CDS encoding ABC transporter ATP-binding protein, with translation MSEPLLKLEKVTIRFGGLTAVSGLDFQVNEHDLVGLIGPNGAGKTTAFNLITGVYQPTEGAITFNGQPTAKRKPHQLTKVGIARTFQNIRLFQSLSVFDNVRTAMQVHRTHGVRQALWRGKAYRAAEKEVEDRVMDLLEIFKLGRLRHEDAKNLPYGDQRRLEIVRALATKPKLLLLDEPAAGMNPTEKAELAGLIRSIKDRFQIAVLLVEHDMQLVMNLCERITVLDYGVKIAEGTPAEIKRHPKVIEAYLGEEHAA, from the coding sequence ATGAGCGAGCCCTTGCTGAAACTGGAAAAAGTGACCATCCGTTTTGGCGGTCTCACTGCCGTGTCCGGTTTAGATTTTCAGGTGAACGAGCATGACCTCGTCGGCTTGATCGGCCCCAATGGTGCAGGCAAAACCACCGCGTTCAATCTCATCACCGGCGTCTATCAACCCACGGAAGGCGCCATCACCTTCAATGGTCAGCCCACTGCCAAGCGCAAGCCGCATCAACTGACCAAAGTCGGCATCGCTCGCACGTTCCAGAACATCCGTCTGTTCCAAAGCTTGAGCGTTTTCGACAATGTGCGTACGGCCATGCAGGTGCATCGCACGCACGGCGTCCGTCAGGCGCTCTGGCGCGGCAAAGCCTATCGCGCGGCAGAAAAGGAAGTGGAAGACCGCGTGATGGACTTGCTTGAAATCTTCAAGCTAGGCCGCCTGCGCCATGAGGATGCCAAGAATCTTCCCTATGGCGATCAACGACGACTGGAGATCGTCCGCGCGCTCGCTACGAAGCCGAAGCTCCTTTTGCTGGATGAACCCGCCGCAGGCATGAATCCCACCGAGAAAGCGGAACTCGCCGGACTCATCCGCTCCATCAAAGACCGTTTCCAAATCGCCGTCCTGCTGGTCGAGCATGACATGCAGCTGGTGATGAATCTCTGCGAGCGCATCACGGTGCTGGACTACGGCGTGAAGATCGCCGAGGGCACGCCTGCCGAGATCAAACGTCACCCGAAAGTCATCGAGGCTTATCTCGGTGAGGAACACGCCGCCTGA
- a CDS encoding branched-chain amino acid ABC transporter permease, which produces MIPGAKRWLVIAVILIAIISAFSKQFNSYYLSIAIDVGINIILAVSLNLIMGHTGQFSLGHAGFMAVGSYTAASFTIACTKHVPESAAPFLLLGGLILGGLLAALCGLAVGVPTLRLRGDYLAIVTLGFGEIIRVVFQNMEAVGAASGLSGIPNHTNFFWAWSTAAIAAYAIAALVNSTYGRGFIAVHDDEIAASAMGINPTRYKVTAFVVGAFFAGVAGALYAHHKQTINPTGFDFMKSFEIVVMVILGGMGRTVGVIIAAILLTILPEMLRAVADYRMIIYSLLIIIIMMARPQGLFTLRSNKGANT; this is translated from the coding sequence ATGATACCCGGTGCTAAAAGATGGTTGGTGATCGCGGTCATCCTGATCGCGATTATCTCCGCCTTTTCCAAACAGTTTAACAGCTATTACCTGAGCATCGCCATCGATGTCGGCATCAACATCATCCTTGCCGTCAGCCTGAACCTCATCATGGGCCACACCGGCCAATTCAGCTTGGGCCATGCCGGTTTCATGGCCGTGGGCAGTTACACGGCAGCATCGTTCACTATCGCTTGCACCAAGCACGTGCCTGAATCCGCCGCCCCTTTCCTGCTCTTGGGCGGATTGATTTTGGGTGGTTTGCTTGCTGCACTCTGCGGTCTGGCAGTCGGTGTGCCCACCTTGCGACTGCGCGGTGATTACCTTGCCATCGTGACCTTGGGCTTCGGCGAGATCATCCGCGTCGTCTTTCAAAACATGGAGGCCGTGGGTGCCGCCAGCGGTTTGAGCGGCATCCCCAATCACACCAATTTCTTTTGGGCGTGGTCCACTGCCGCCATCGCCGCTTACGCCATCGCCGCCTTGGTCAATTCCACCTATGGCCGTGGCTTCATCGCCGTGCATGATGACGAGATCGCCGCCAGTGCCATGGGCATCAACCCCACGCGTTACAAGGTAACCGCCTTTGTCGTTGGTGCGTTCTTCGCCGGTGTGGCCGGAGCCCTCTACGCTCATCACAAGCAGACCATCAATCCCACTGGCTTCGATTTCATGAAGTCCTTCGAGATTGTCGTGATGGTCATCCTCGGTGGCATGGGCCGCACTGTGGGTGTCATCATCGCCGCCATCCTCCTCACCATTTTGCCGGAGATGCTTCGCGCGGTGGCTGACTACCGCATGATCATCTACTCGCTGCTCATCATCATCATCATGATGGCGCGACCACAGGGCCTTTTCACCCTGCGCTCCAACAAGGGGGCGAACACATGA
- a CDS encoding branched-chain amino acid ABC transporter permease, producing MTDQLQQLINGLALGSIYALIALGYTMVYGVLRFINFAHGDVFMLGAFAGYFLAEPVAKVIPPQSYLGGIVVLMLAMLICALLGVVIEFLAYRPLRKRPKLTVLITAIGVSLFIEYTCQHKKVFGASPRVFPELIPNTTWELGGLVIGSAQVIVLVTTILLMIALTFIVQRTKIGTAMRAVAFNPQAAALMGVNVNHVISFTFGLGSALAAAAGILFAMNYASIDPLMGVQTGLKAFVAAVLGGIGNLPGAALGGLLLGVVETFAGGMKGISNYRDAIAFGILILILMFRPSGLLGKQQTEKV from the coding sequence ATGACCGACCAACTCCAACAACTGATCAATGGCTTGGCTTTGGGCAGCATCTATGCCCTTATCGCGCTCGGCTACACGATGGTCTATGGGGTGCTGCGTTTCATCAACTTCGCCCATGGTGATGTCTTCATGCTCGGCGCTTTCGCGGGATATTTCCTGGCGGAACCCGTAGCCAAAGTCATCCCGCCCCAAAGCTATCTGGGCGGCATCGTCGTTTTGATGCTGGCCATGCTCATCTGCGCGTTGCTCGGCGTGGTGATCGAGTTTCTGGCTTACCGTCCACTTCGCAAACGTCCCAAGCTGACTGTGCTGATCACCGCCATCGGTGTCTCCCTCTTCATCGAGTACACCTGTCAGCACAAAAAAGTCTTCGGTGCCTCTCCCCGCGTATTTCCCGAACTCATCCCCAACACCACTTGGGAGCTTGGCGGATTGGTGATCGGCAGTGCCCAAGTCATCGTATTGGTGACGACCATCCTGCTGATGATCGCCCTCACCTTCATCGTGCAACGCACCAAGATCGGCACCGCCATGCGCGCTGTGGCCTTCAATCCGCAAGCCGCCGCGCTCATGGGCGTGAATGTGAACCATGTCATCTCGTTCACCTTCGGCCTGGGTTCCGCCTTGGCCGCAGCCGCCGGCATTTTGTTCGCCATGAATTACGCCAGCATCGATCCCCTGATGGGCGTGCAGACCGGACTTAAGGCATTCGTCGCTGCTGTGCTGGGCGGCATCGGTAATCTCCCTGGCGCGGCCTTGGGCGGCCTATTGCTTGGCGTGGTAGAAACTTTCGCGGGCGGCATGAAGGGCATCTCAAACTATCGTGATGCCATCGCCTTCGGCATCTTGATTTTGATTCTCATGTTCCGTCCGTCAGGATTGCTCGGCAAACAGCAAACGGAAAAAGTCTGA
- a CDS encoding ABC transporter substrate-binding protein, which yields MKLARLIYANSLFCLLAALLVGCGQGTGGGSGAGGGTGSSSSGSNSGGEIKVGEFASLTGKEATFGISSHEGTLLAVEEINAAGGILGKQVKLITEDTQSKPGESATVVNKLIARDSVIAVLGEVASSRSMEAAPICQKNKIPMISPSSTNPKVTESGDYVFRVCFIDPFQGTVMANFATSTLKAKKVAIFTDAKSDYSKGLAKFFKEKYLANGGTISSELDYNGGDKDFKAQLTTIRGGSPDAVFVPGYYTDVALICIQAKQLGLNVPLLGGDGWESEKLTEIGKDSVEGHYFSTHYHPEVGTEISKKFLENYKKRFNGKIPDALAANGYDSMLMLADGIKRAGGTDSAKLRDALAATKDLTLVTGVITINQQRDADKSAVILQIKNGGYKFLESIKP from the coding sequence ATGAAACTGGCACGTCTGATTTACGCGAACAGTCTCTTCTGTCTCCTGGCCGCACTCCTCGTCGGCTGCGGTCAAGGAACCGGAGGAGGTAGTGGCGCGGGCGGAGGTACAGGCTCTTCCTCCAGCGGAAGCAACAGCGGCGGGGAGATCAAAGTAGGCGAATTCGCCTCACTCACCGGCAAGGAAGCGACCTTTGGCATCTCTTCTCATGAAGGCACCTTGCTCGCCGTGGAAGAGATCAATGCCGCCGGTGGCATCTTGGGCAAACAGGTGAAACTCATCACGGAAGACACCCAATCCAAACCAGGCGAATCCGCCACGGTGGTGAACAAGCTGATCGCCCGTGATAGCGTCATCGCAGTCCTCGGTGAGGTCGCCTCCAGCCGCTCCATGGAAGCTGCGCCGATCTGCCAGAAGAACAAAATCCCCATGATCTCCCCCTCCTCCACCAATCCGAAGGTGACGGAGAGCGGTGATTATGTCTTCCGTGTCTGCTTCATCGACCCCTTCCAAGGCACCGTCATGGCGAACTTCGCCACCTCCACACTGAAGGCCAAGAAGGTCGCCATCTTCACGGATGCCAAGAGCGATTACAGCAAAGGCCTCGCGAAGTTCTTCAAGGAAAAGTATCTCGCCAATGGCGGCACCATCTCCTCGGAACTGGACTACAACGGTGGCGACAAAGATTTCAAAGCCCAGCTCACCACTATTCGCGGCGGCTCACCGGATGCCGTGTTCGTCCCCGGTTACTACACGGATGTCGCCCTCATCTGCATCCAAGCCAAGCAACTCGGCCTCAATGTTCCCCTCCTCGGCGGCGACGGCTGGGAATCAGAGAAACTCACTGAGATTGGCAAGGACTCCGTGGAAGGCCATTACTTCTCCACGCATTATCACCCAGAAGTCGGCACCGAGATCAGCAAGAAATTCCTCGAGAACTACAAGAAACGTTTCAATGGCAAAATCCCGGATGCCCTCGCCGCGAACGGTTACGATTCCATGCTGATGCTGGCTGATGGCATCAAGCGCGCTGGCGGCACCGATAGCGCCAAACTGCGCGATGCGCTCGCCGCCACGAAAGACCTTACCCTGGTCACCGGCGTCATCACTATCAACCAGCAGCGTGATGCCGATAAATCCGCCGTCATCCTCCAGATCAAGAACGGCGGCTACAAGTTCCTCGAATCCATCAAGCCGTAA
- a CDS encoding TetR family transcriptional regulator codes for MEHSDLETRDRIVASALSLFARRGYAATSIQDIVSAADVTKPALYYYFESKAALFQAIVDRAYEERFQLMQDAVAKTGDIRSQLIEIVGGRFEYLQKNRDLMRVAYATAFAAEEELPKDTRRMEKSGRNFEFIHGLIVEAQKRGELAKNYDSHELAFAVHGQMNIYIMNDLLYPECRLCRPTAERIVDLFLKGAASSK; via the coding sequence ATGGAACATTCGGATTTGGAAACACGTGACCGGATCGTTGCTTCGGCTTTGTCGCTCTTTGCGCGACGAGGCTATGCGGCCACATCGATTCAAGACATCGTCTCAGCGGCCGATGTCACCAAGCCGGCACTCTACTATTACTTCGAGAGCAAGGCTGCGTTATTCCAAGCCATCGTGGATCGTGCTTATGAAGAGCGCTTTCAATTGATGCAAGATGCGGTGGCCAAAACGGGAGATATTCGCAGCCAGCTTATCGAAATTGTGGGAGGAAGATTCGAGTATCTTCAGAAAAATCGCGACCTGATGCGAGTTGCTTATGCTACGGCATTTGCTGCGGAAGAAGAACTGCCCAAGGACACGCGGCGTATGGAGAAGTCGGGGCGAAACTTTGAGTTCATCCATGGGCTCATTGTCGAGGCGCAGAAACGGGGAGAGTTGGCTAAAAACTACGACAGTCATGAACTGGCTTTTGCCGTCCATGGCCAGATGAATATCTACATCATGAACGACCTGCTGTATCCAGAGTGCCGTTTATGTCGGCCTACGGCAGAACGTATCGTGGACCTTTTTTTGAAGGGGGCTGCCTCTTCGAAGTGA
- a CDS encoding NYN domain-containing protein, with amino-acid sequence MALVRILVDGYSLLHNWPELAPGKARHSAAARDELIHVLTRYRDAIGTPITVIFDGSGAPSGTPKAQSTPEMEVLYSGPGNTADDLIERAAYRMKPYGEAMVVTDDYAERDTVLNCGATPASCANFINMIHSALNDLEADVESYNRRELNRYKNSGR; translated from the coding sequence ATGGCTTTGGTTCGCATACTCGTAGATGGCTACAGCCTGTTGCATAACTGGCCGGAGCTTGCTCCCGGCAAGGCCCGCCATTCAGCGGCCGCACGGGATGAACTTATCCACGTGCTCACGCGCTATCGCGATGCCATCGGCACCCCCATCACCGTCATCTTTGACGGTTCCGGTGCTCCTTCCGGCACGCCCAAGGCCCAATCCACGCCGGAGATGGAAGTCCTCTATTCCGGTCCGGGCAATACTGCGGATGACCTGATCGAACGCGCTGCCTATCGCATGAAACCGTATGGTGAAGCGATGGTGGTGACAGATGACTACGCGGAACGGGATACCGTGCTGAATTGCGGAGCCACTCCGGCGAGTTGCGCCAACTTCATCAACATGATTCACTCAGCGCTGAACGATCTGGAAGCGGATGTGGAAAGCTACAACCGCCGGGAATTGAACCGTTATAAAAACTCTGGCCGATGA
- a CDS encoding GTP-binding protein, with protein sequence MKTKAPVPVTILTGFLGAGKTTLLNYILTQPHGYKVAVIVNEFSEVNVDSRLLVNADEEVVDLNNGCLCCRVRGDLVKSMAMLVNHNKKFDYVLVETTGLADPSPVAHTFFVPELADKVRLDGIVTVVDARHFEKELKQAPETRQQIAFADVILLNKTDLVSAEDANHVAHTLHHMNHLAKIYRTERSQIDLKKILDLKARDLSSAKDVHFEEHEHHDDCDHCDHDHDHGHGHDHDHDHGNGHAHHDNDVRSFFVKEKRALDQVKTEKWLSEMLSGPEAENLYRSKGFMYLKGQAKRVLYHSVQMMYEAKPDRFWEPNEVKETQLVFIGKNLDEAKIRRDIEACVAV encoded by the coding sequence ATGAAAACGAAAGCACCGGTGCCGGTGACGATTTTGACGGGCTTCCTCGGAGCGGGGAAGACCACGTTGCTGAATTACATCCTGACCCAGCCGCATGGTTACAAGGTGGCGGTGATCGTGAACGAGTTTAGCGAGGTGAATGTGGACAGCCGCCTGCTGGTGAATGCGGATGAAGAGGTGGTGGATCTGAACAACGGCTGCCTGTGCTGCCGAGTGCGTGGTGATCTCGTGAAGAGCATGGCCATGCTGGTGAACCACAACAAGAAGTTCGACTATGTTCTTGTTGAGACGACGGGCTTGGCTGATCCGAGCCCGGTGGCGCATACCTTCTTTGTGCCCGAACTAGCGGACAAGGTGCGATTGGATGGCATCGTGACGGTGGTGGATGCACGGCACTTTGAGAAAGAATTGAAACAGGCTCCGGAGACGCGTCAGCAGATCGCCTTTGCGGATGTCATTCTCCTGAACAAGACGGATCTGGTGAGCGCAGAGGATGCGAACCATGTGGCGCACACGCTGCATCATATGAATCACCTGGCGAAAATCTATCGCACCGAACGTTCACAGATTGATCTGAAGAAGATACTCGATCTCAAGGCGCGTGACCTGAGCAGTGCCAAGGATGTGCATTTCGAAGAACACGAGCATCATGATGATTGCGACCATTGCGATCATGACCATGACCACGGGCATGGACACGATCACGACCATGATCATGGTAACGGACATGCACATCATGACAATGATGTCCGTTCCTTCTTCGTGAAGGAGAAGCGGGCTTTGGATCAGGTGAAAACGGAGAAGTGGTTGAGCGAGATGTTGAGCGGGCCGGAAGCGGAGAATTTGTATCGTAGCAAGGGCTTCATGTATCTGAAAGGGCAGGCCAAGCGCGTGCTCTACCACAGTGTGCAGATGATGTATGAGGCCAAGCCGGACCGTTTCTGGGAGCCGAATGAGGTCAAGGAAACGCAACTGGTCTTCATCGGCAAAAACTTGGATGAAGCGAAGATACGTCGGGATATTGAGGCGTGCGTGGCAGTGTAG
- a CDS encoding zinc ribbon domain-containing protein codes for MPIYEYELCDGDCKVCGGKFTLNRPMSAAELTKCPACKKPVRKLISQVSIPRITAPLSITDAKKAGFTVLKKTSKGEYERQ; via the coding sequence ATGCCGATCTACGAATACGAGTTGTGCGATGGCGACTGCAAGGTGTGCGGCGGTAAGTTCACGCTGAACCGTCCGATGTCTGCGGCTGAGCTGACAAAGTGCCCCGCTTGCAAGAAGCCGGTGCGAAAGCTGATCTCTCAAGTCAGCATCCCGCGCATTACGGCACCGCTCTCCATCACGGATGCAAAGAAGGCGGGTTTCACCGTGCTCAAGAAGACGAGCAAGGGTGAGTATGAGCGGCAGTGA
- a CDS encoding RNA polymerase sigma factor: MENAEFEQLVNLHYEALYRFALSLTRSEAASCDLTQQTFYLWATKGHQLRDRTKAKSWLFTTLHREFLGSRRRETRFPHHEMAEVDHELPSISPTVINDLDGNTVIDSLLQVDEVYRAPLMLFYLEDFSYQEIAEQLDIPIGTVMSRLSRGKTQLRQSLCEGNQRQSHKIIPLSEARKEAKSRG; this comes from the coding sequence ATGGAAAACGCGGAATTTGAGCAACTCGTAAATTTGCATTACGAAGCGCTCTACCGCTTTGCCCTGAGTCTGACGCGCAGTGAGGCGGCCTCCTGCGATCTGACCCAGCAGACATTTTATCTTTGGGCCACCAAAGGTCACCAACTCCGCGATCGCACTAAAGCCAAGTCCTGGCTCTTCACCACCCTGCACCGGGAATTTCTAGGCAGCCGGCGGCGTGAAACGCGTTTTCCCCATCACGAGATGGCAGAAGTGGATCATGAACTCCCATCCATTTCACCCACCGTCATCAACGATCTCGATGGCAACACTGTGATAGATTCGCTCCTGCAGGTGGATGAAGTGTATCGCGCGCCACTCATGCTCTTTTACCTCGAAGACTTTTCGTATCAGGAAATCGCCGAACAGTTGGACATCCCCATCGGCACCGTCATGTCCCGTTTGAGTCGTGGTAAGACGCAGCTACGTCAATCCCTCTGCGAAGGCAATCAACGCCAATCACATAAAATCATTCCCCTGAGCGAAGCCCGAAAGGAGGCGAAATCACGTGGATAA
- a CDS encoding VCBS repeat-containing protein, whose product MRIPGGNEEPAQETPVTGVPEGKPVGPMLMGIVGALLVIYLLVFRQPPQSSPEQLPENLVTPTQTANPGASPFEKAGDLQHGRQLAMQVCGSCHLFPEPDVADRFTWANEILPRMNDWLGYGNVVWTNEPGGDQVIASGKVPKEPIIDFADYKAIHNYYLGSAPLVPLPQPEKPQISLKLKHFRIRDTTYRNGRPVTTLVKIDERSQLLFVGDNDTKALAVLRPNGSLAASLEMPNPIVHLLQRPDGYYASMIGSVFPSDKAEGQVARLKGPNSGAKTSADVTQVLLSKLRRPVETAVADLNQDGREDLVVATYGNILGSFAWYELKADGTYEEHILVDRPGAVGLAIHDFDDDGKPDIVVLMAQSHESILLLLNKGQGRFEEKAITQKHPAWGMSHLEMVDFNKDGKPDLLVTNGDNGDTAMFSNCIKPYHGIRLYLNEGGGKFQEAWFYPLYGAYRAIAKDFDLDGDMDIAAIAFFPNYLGGFKESFTYLENRGGMKFTPYTFPESISGRWITMDAGDLDGDGDADIVLGAFNRSFGDIPQLLGDTWEERGPSIMVLENTTK is encoded by the coding sequence ATGCGTATTCCCGGCGGAAATGAAGAACCAGCACAAGAGACGCCTGTAACCGGCGTCCCCGAAGGCAAACCCGTGGGGCCCATGCTTATGGGCATTGTCGGTGCCCTGCTCGTCATCTACCTGTTGGTATTTCGCCAGCCACCCCAATCCTCTCCTGAACAGCTTCCTGAAAACCTTGTCACCCCCACTCAGACAGCCAATCCCGGAGCCTCCCCCTTTGAAAAAGCAGGTGATTTACAGCACGGTCGGCAGCTCGCCATGCAAGTCTGTGGCTCCTGTCACCTCTTTCCTGAACCAGACGTGGCGGATCGCTTTACATGGGCAAACGAAATCCTGCCCCGTATGAACGACTGGCTCGGTTACGGCAATGTGGTCTGGACCAATGAGCCGGGCGGAGACCAAGTGATCGCCTCCGGCAAGGTTCCCAAGGAACCGATCATCGATTTTGCAGATTACAAAGCCATACATAACTATTACTTGGGGTCGGCTCCGCTCGTTCCTCTGCCCCAGCCGGAAAAACCTCAGATCTCGCTCAAGTTGAAGCATTTTCGCATACGGGACACGACCTATCGCAACGGTCGTCCGGTAACTACTTTGGTAAAGATTGACGAACGGTCGCAGTTGCTGTTCGTCGGCGATAACGACACCAAGGCCCTGGCCGTTCTGCGCCCCAATGGCAGCTTGGCCGCCTCCTTGGAGATGCCCAACCCCATCGTTCACCTGCTGCAACGGCCCGACGGTTACTATGCCAGCATGATTGGAAGCGTCTTCCCCTCAGACAAAGCGGAAGGCCAGGTTGCCCGTTTAAAAGGCCCGAACAGCGGCGCTAAAACCAGTGCTGACGTCACCCAGGTCCTTTTGTCCAAACTGCGTCGTCCAGTGGAAACCGCCGTCGCAGACTTGAACCAGGATGGACGTGAAGACCTCGTGGTCGCCACTTATGGGAACATCTTGGGCAGTTTCGCCTGGTATGAACTAAAGGCTGACGGCACCTATGAAGAGCACATTCTGGTGGACCGGCCGGGAGCAGTCGGGTTGGCGATCCACGATTTCGATGACGATGGCAAGCCCGACATCGTTGTACTGATGGCCCAGTCACACGAAAGCATCCTGTTGCTTCTGAACAAAGGCCAAGGCCGTTTTGAAGAAAAAGCGATAACACAAAAGCACCCCGCTTGGGGCATGTCACACCTGGAAATGGTGGATTTCAACAAAGACGGCAAACCCGACCTCTTGGTGACAAACGGGGATAACGGAGACACCGCCATGTTCAGCAACTGTATCAAACCTTACCACGGCATCCGGCTGTATCTGAACGAGGGGGGTGGAAAATTCCAGGAAGCGTGGTTCTATCCTCTCTACGGCGCTTACCGCGCCATCGCCAAGGATTTCGATCTCGATGGGGATATGGACATTGCCGCCATTGCCTTCTTTCCCAATTACTTGGGAGGGTTCAAAGAATCCTTCACCTACTTGGAAAATCGGGGCGGTATGAAGTTTACACCTTACACCTTTCCCGAAAGCATCTCTGGTCGATGGATCACCATGGATGCTGGCGACTTGGATGGAGACGGGGATGCCGACATCGTATTGGGTGCCTTCAATCGTTCCTTTGGAGATATCCCACAGCTCTTGGGCGATACTTGGGAAGAACGGGGGCCATCCATCATGGTGCTGGAGAATACCACCAAATAA
- a CDS encoding glycosyltransferase family 39 protein, translating into MGLVLLSFLVRVIISVRDSLCLDEIWSLNFALAVDHWWEAFTKIRSVNSHAANTAWMHLVGLQEYWGWYRLPAVLCGTAAVALVACHRIFGSQRQRLLGAFLMAASYPFVHYSAEARGYTPAALCALLAYLCLKLYWEKKSLVRLAGFHLSIIIGLTWHLSFIFIIAAFGFWIVWRNFNSIKGTGPRLRESAALLLPFGMFTAVFYLIFIRHLTNEGGKTTIVWDGICNVFGNALGGPDHGPLALFSVLIVLSLIFCNGYKLWRQRSPEWVFRTCALLLMPAIIVASQNTDYIYYRYFLVCFPFLYLLIAEEIMAAWHRTSWQRITATVFLILITTFHVGRTANLMRYGRGDGVGAVLSMASQTKRTQLDIGSDHDFRIKMMLFYYGYFVPKELPVVYHDWNHWPKDGVEWVIAHHSETRSHFTRNGIVYRLDATYPFFGGDAGMKWDVYRNIGPASSTANQPAANRPAQEQSR; encoded by the coding sequence TTGGGGCTGGTGCTGCTGTCTTTTCTGGTCAGAGTCATCATTTCTGTCCGCGACAGTCTTTGCCTGGATGAAATCTGGTCGCTAAATTTTGCCTTGGCGGTGGACCACTGGTGGGAGGCTTTCACCAAGATTCGCAGTGTCAACAGTCATGCCGCCAATACGGCGTGGATGCATTTGGTCGGGCTTCAGGAATATTGGGGCTGGTATCGCCTGCCCGCAGTTCTATGCGGAACTGCTGCCGTCGCATTGGTGGCATGTCATCGCATCTTCGGTTCTCAACGGCAGCGTTTGCTGGGAGCTTTCCTGATGGCAGCTTCCTACCCTTTCGTCCATTACTCAGCGGAGGCACGCGGTTACACGCCGGCCGCCCTTTGCGCATTACTGGCCTACCTTTGCCTGAAACTATACTGGGAGAAGAAATCATTAGTCCGTCTGGCCGGCTTTCATCTCTCGATCATCATCGGTCTGACCTGGCATTTGAGTTTCATTTTTATCATTGCTGCCTTCGGCTTCTGGATAGTCTGGCGTAATTTCAATAGCATCAAAGGAACCGGCCCAAGATTGCGGGAATCCGCCGCTCTCCTGTTACCTTTCGGGATGTTCACTGCGGTATTTTATCTCATATTTATCCGCCACCTGACCAATGAAGGTGGCAAGACCACGATCGTATGGGATGGTATCTGCAATGTTTTCGGCAATGCCTTGGGCGGGCCTGATCACGGCCCCTTGGCGCTGTTTAGTGTCCTCATCGTATTGAGTCTGATCTTCTGCAACGGCTACAAACTCTGGCGCCAGCGTTCTCCTGAATGGGTGTTTCGGACCTGCGCCCTTCTCTTGATGCCTGCCATCATCGTCGCCAGCCAGAACACGGATTACATCTACTACCGCTATTTTCTGGTATGCTTCCCTTTTCTCTACCTGCTCATCGCCGAAGAAATCATGGCTGCCTGGCACCGCACTTCGTGGCAACGGATCACCGCCACGGTTTTTCTGATCCTTATCACAACTTTCCATGTGGGCAGAACCGCCAATCTGATGCGTTACGGACGAGGCGACGGCGTGGGCGCTGTCCTATCCATGGCGAGCCAGACAAAAAGAACGCAACTGGATATCGGCAGCGACCACGATTTCCGCATCAAGATGATGCTTTTTTATTACGGATACTTTGTGCCCAAAGAACTGCCGGTGGTCTACCATGATTGGAATCATTGGCCCAAAGACGGAGTGGAATGGGTCATCGCCCACCATAGCGAAACACGCTCTCATTTCACCCGTAATGGCATCGTGTACCGCCTGGATGCCACCTATCCTTTTTTCGGCGGAGACGCAGGCATGAAATGGGATGTCTACAGGAATATCGGCCCGGCTTCCAGCACGGCAAACCAGCCCGCTGCAAACCGCCCGGCGCAGGAACAAAGCCGCTAA